The Aerosakkonema funiforme FACHB-1375 genome includes the window ATCACAACGGTAATTTGGCAACTGACAACTGACTGATGACTAAAGTAGAATAAACTTTTTAACGATCGGCCAGAAATAAGGAGAAAGAAAATGCTGGAGTTATACCAGTTTGAAATGTCCCACTACTCTGAGAAAGTGCGGCTGATCCTGGACTATAAAGGGTTGACGTACCGGAAAATTGAAGTCACACCGGGAATCGGACAATTAGAATTGTTCAGAATGTCCGGTCAGCGACAAGTGCCGGTACTCAAAGACGGGAACGAGATTGTGGTAGATTCGACAGCGATCGCCAAGTACCTCGATCGCAAATACCCAGAAAAACCCATTATTCCCGTCAATCCAGAACAACGCGGACAGTGCTTGCTCATCGAAGAATGGGCCGATGAGTCGATCGGACTCAAAGCTCGCAAAGCATTATTTGGCGCACTCAGCCAAAATCAAAGCTTCCGCACCTCCGTTTTGCCCCCCACAACCCCCGATTTTGTTAAACTCCTAGTGGGCGCAGTGCCGGGAGACTTTTTCAATCTGTTGGGTTCGGGCATTGGTTTCGGCCCTGATGTTGTAAAATCATCCCAAGAAGACCTCAAACAAGACCTGGAAGCTGTCAGTCTGCTACTCTTAAATAAGCCTTATTTGGTTACAGACTATCCGACTTTGGCAGATTTTGCCGTAGCTGGTTTGAGTATGTACATCAAAATTCCGGAAGGGCCCTATCTAGAGATTCCGGAAACGCTCAAAGGAAAGGGAGTTCCAGGACTGGCTGATAGCGCGGCATACGAAACGTTCTTCAACTGGCGCGATCGTCTCTATACTCAATATCGCAAACAACCCACACCTACCACTACCACCACTCCCTCTTCTCCCACTTCCATTGAAATAGATTAATCTCGCCAATAGCTAATGGCTAATTGCTAATATTTGAATGCGATTAGCTATTAGCCATTAGCAATTAAAAATAAGTGCAGCTCGAACATGAATTTAGGCAAGCCATTAGGTTCGGTAATTGAAGGTTCCCTCAGCGATGGGTTGCAAGTGCGACTGCACCCGGATGTTTCCGTGGAAGATATGCGCGTGGGCAAATTTTTGGTGGTGCAGGGGGTGCGATCGCGCTTTTTCTGTTTGTTAACCGATGTAGCTTTAGGAACATCCAGTTTACGCATTATCGCCAATCCCCCCGCAGAAGAAGATGATTTCCTGCGAGAAGTTTTAGCCGGCAGTGGCACTTACGGTACGATCGAACTCGCGCCGATGTTGATGTTCACCCCCACACCAGAACCGCCCGGTTTCTTCGTTCCCAACGGCAAAATTCCCAAGTTGCCATCAGAAACACAGGGAATGCTGGCATCGTTTCAAGCGCAAAGCAGCGAACAGATAGAATTGCGTCCGGTCAAGACAATTCCCACTCACTTCAGCCAAGTATACGATGCCCAAGAACGCGACTTCCGCACTGTGTTCGGTTGGGAAGATGACCCCCATCGGCGCAACTTTGCGATCGGTCAACCTTTAGATATGGATGTGCCGGTTTGTATCGATTTAGACAGATTTGTAGAACGCAGCAACGGCGTATTCGGCAAATCCGGCACAGGCAAATCCTTTCTCACCAGATTGTTGCTATCCGGCATCATTCGCAGGCAGGCAGCCGTTAATCTTATTTTCGATATGCACTCGGAATATGGCTGGGAAGCAGTTTCGGAAGGCAAAAACTTCAACACCGTTAAAGGTTTGCGCCAGCTATTTCCGGGAATTGTGCAAATTTATACCCTAGACCCTCAATCCACCAGGCGACGAGGAGTGCGCGACGCCCAAGAACTTTACTTAGGTTACGACCAAATTGAAGTAGAAGATATCAAGTTAGTAGGACAAGAGTTAGGTATTTCGGAAGCGTCGCTGGATAATGCCAACATTCTCCGCAACGAATTTGGCAATTCCTGGATTACCCATCTGCTGAACATGACAAATGAAGATATCAAGATGTTCTGCGAAGAGAAGAAAGGTCACATAGGTTCGATTATGGCCTTGCAGCGCAAACTCCTGCGACTGGAAAATCTTAAATATATGCGATCGACCTGCCCCCGCAACTACGTCAATCAAATTTTGCAATCCCTGGAAGCAGGTAAGCACGTGGTAGTTGAGTTTGGTTCCCAGTCGGATATGCTCTCCTATATGTTGGTGACCAACGTCATCACCAGACGCATCCACAAAGAGTATGTCCGCAAGGCAGAGTTGTTTCTGCAAACCAAAAATCCGATCGATCGCCCCCAACAGTTGGTCATCACCATCGAAGAAGCCCATCGGTTTCTCGATCCGGCTATTGTGCAAGGTACAATTTTTGGTATAATAGCTCGTGAAATGCGGAAGTACTTCGTCACGCTTTTGATAGTGGATCAGCGTCCCTCCGGAATCGATAACGAAGTCATGTCGCAAATCGGCACTCGCATCACCGCCTTACTCAACGACGAAAAAGACATCGACGCCATCTTTACTGGTGTCTCCGGTGCTGGCAGCTTGCGCTCTGTTCTGGCTAAACTGGATTCCAAGCAGCAAGCTTTGGTTCTGGGTCATGCTGTTCCCATGCCGGTAGTGGTGCGTACCCGTCCTTATGACGAAAACTTCTATCGCGAAATTGGCGACACCCGCTGGGAAGAACGGTCAGATGAGGAAGTTTTTGCCGCCGCTGAATCCGCTAAAGCCGATCTGGGCTTCTAGTCAACTCAGGTAAAAATATTAGATTGGCTGAATTTCGCCAACAGCCCCGCCCGAACGCTCAATGCGATCGGCAATTCTAGCTATCTGTGCGGAAAACTAGGGCCAAAAAGTTCGGTAATTTCATACTATTGGGTCTATTAATTAACGGGATAACTGAGGCATCCTTGTATATAGGACTAGATATCCCCCGATCGGGCCAAAAAAAGCCTCCCACAAAACTTCGTGCTGGTAGCTAATTTTGGAGCAAACCTGGGGAATATTAAAGATAACGATGAACCTTTCACCTTTTATCCCTGTCTAAACGGTTATCATCACCAAAGGAATAAACCAGATGGGGTTCTGAGTTCCAGCAGTCCACTTATGTGAGGTTATCGATAAATGCCAACAAATGAAAGATTAAGCCAATGCTATGTACCCTCTTAAAGAGGAAATAGCAAAGCGACTCTGTTTTGAAAGCTTAGGTTGCCTCTAAACCAGGCTAATCCTATATATGGTTGCAGTTCAAACGCACTCGCACTCATGCCAGCATGGGCTTGCCGCTTTCAGGGTGCTACCTTTAAGCTACGGTATCGCCGATCGCTTTTTTCATTAGCATCCAGAGTAATTATATCTAAATTGAACTGCTAATCACAAAGGTATCGCTTTCATCTCCATCTTCCCAAACAAATCAGGATTTCCAAGTCGTTTCTGTAGTACAATGAAAATAAGGTAAAGTCATACTCACTCCGAGTTGTTAGTATTTGTAACAAATTGCGTGCAGTAGAGGCAGGTTGAAAGAAGAAGTAAGGTTTACAGATATACTGGCTAAACGCACCTCCCTCACTGAGAAGTCAAACAAAACAGCAGACGCCCTCTAAAGACAATCCCAGCCTGTGTATTTTCTGGAGGAGAAAAGGATGTGTGGGCAATCAGAAATTTCACTAAAATTTGCTTTTACGAGAGTACCTGACTCTAATATCCTCCTAAAGATAGGAGAAAGCAGCCTCTACATCTATGGCAAGAGGAATTATTCCAGGGCGTGCAGCTAAGCTTTTGTTAGAATAAAAAGTTTCTTGCTTCCGCCGTCGTTTCGCTCCAGTCACCATTTCGTTGTTTGTCTACATAGTTACCACGCACCCATGCCGACTGTTACCACCCAAACTAATCATACCAACGCCAAATTCACAGCGGATATGGTCCGTACCTATCTGCGCGAGATTGGAAGAGTGCCCCTGCTGACCCGCGAGCAAGAAATCGTCTTTGGGAAGCAGGTGCAGCAAATGATGACCCTGCTGGAAGCGAAGGACGCCTTAGCAACCAGTCTGAACCGCGAACCTACTCAGAAAGAGTGGGCAGAATTTGTCAAAATGAGCGAAGAAGCTGTCAGAGAGGCGGTGCATCGGGGACAGCGAGCTAAGCAAAAGATGATCGAAGCGAACCTGCGTCTAGTGGTGGCGATCGCTAAGAAGTACCAAAAGCGCAATCTGGAATTCTTAGACTTGATCCAAGAAGGCACCCTGGGTCTGGAACGCGGAGTGGAGAAATTCGATCCGATGCGCGGTTACAAGTTTTCCACCTACGCCTACTGGTGGATTCGCCAAGCGATTACCCGTGCGATCGCCCAGCAAGGTCGTGCAATTCGATTACCCATCCACATCACCGAAAAGCTCAACAAAATCAAAAAAGTGCAGCGGGAACTAGCCCAGCAACTCGGTCGCAGCGCCACCCCAGCTGAAATTGCCGAATCCCTGGAACTAGAACCGTCCCAGATTCGCGAGTACCTGACGATCGCCCGTCAACCGGTTTCTCTGGATGTCCGAGTTGGCGATAATCAGGATACAGAACTCTCCGATCTGCTGGAAGATGAAGGCCCATCTCCAGAGCATTACATCACCCAGGAGTCCCTGCGCCAAGACCTCGACGATCTCTTGGAACAGCTGACACCTCAGCAACGGCAAGTTCTCACCCTGCGTTTCGGTCTGCAAGATGGTAACGCACTTTCCCTAGCTAAAGTGGGCGAGCAGCTCAACCTCAGTCGGGAGCGCGTCCGCCAACTAGAACGTCAAGCTTTGGATCAACTGCGCCGTCACCGCGCCAATGTTCGGGAATACTTGGCCAGCTAAGCCTCTGGTCGTAAATCTCTGGCGGGACGGGTGGCAACCTTGCTACCCGTCCTAATTTTTTTTGTAGGGCGTCTGGAAGAAGGGGAGTGGGGGAGTGGGGGAGTGGGGGAGTGGGGGAGTGGGAGAATAAATTTGTTCCCTATTTCCTTTTCCCTTTCCCCCCTTTCCCCCTTTCCCCTCTTCCCTAGCCCCGACGCCCTAGCCCTTAGCCCCTACTCCAGAAGGTAAATCGTTTTGCTCAACATTGATGATGTACTGGTAAATTTCATATTTGCCAGTTCGCTCGATCGAAATCTTCTTAACTTCCTCTAAAGCTTTCTGATTCATTTCGGGGTATCCAGTACTGCGAATCAAATCCGGCTGACCCACAATTTTGCCATCAGGGCCAAACAACACCAGTACCCAACCTTCGGCTACATCAGGTACTTTCTCCTCATAAGGAGACTTTATGGAGAGAGATTTTGGGGATCTGGCACCATTAATTTTGTTTGTATATCGGCTGACTTTCTCCGCCCACCACTTCTGATACTTTTCCCGTCCCTCATTCTCTGTTGTACCAGCCGGATTGTAGTTATAGCGAGCCTTAGTCACCGAATCGAGATACTCTTGACTTGGCGGCGTAGGAGCAGACTTGGGATAGAAATTAGGTAAACGAGCTTGTAGGTTTGAGGGAGCGACCGATTCGGCACCTTTTTTGGGCAATGTTTCGATCGCAGAAGGAGACGAAGGAGAAGGTAATAAAGAAGGGGAAACCGTAGCGGGTAAAGTGTCATTAGGTCGCACGCCAGTCTCCGTATTTTTGGTAATATTCTGACCTTCAGGAGTATTAGTCGGTTGTGGAGTGGGAGTTGCTTGCGGAGTGGTAGGAGTTTCTGGACTGATACTCGGCTGTGGAGTGAGAGTTACTTCGGGAGTGATGGCAGCTTTGGGACCCAGACTCGGTTGTGGAGTAATACTTGATTCTGGCGTTCTCGCCGATTCGGGAGTCGCAGTGCGTCTTGCAGTAGTAGAGCGTCTGGGGGTGGTAGCACTTTCCGGAGTAGGAGTTGGGTTTGGTGCGATCGCTCCTTGTGGAGTTTGACGCGACTCTATTTTAATATCAGGCTCGGAAACAGGCGATCGCTCGTTTAGCTTTGTTTCTTCGCGACTAGAAGTATTGGGCTTCTGAGATGGTCGCTCGGAAGAAGTCACCGACGGTGGCGACAACGGAATAGTAGGAGGTTCGTAAATCGGAACGCTCGGTGGCGGCGGCAAAGGAGTATAAGATTGCAAAGGAGGCAACGGCGGCAACAGATTTTTCGGCGGTGCTGCGGGCAAAGATGGCAACTTCGGTTGTGGCAAAGAATATTCCGGCAGACGACTCATTTCATCTGGAGTCAACTGCACAAATCCGACAATTCGTCGCGGATCGGATTGTGCCAAATTGGAGGAGGATAATGCCGGCCCGACGACCCAAAGCAATCCGTGCGCTCCCAGAGAAATTACGGTTGCCAACAGAGTCGGCAAATTAAATATTTTTTCCGAAGATGTTGGAACTCTTGAGGAGTACGACATGGGAATTTTTGATTTGAGATTTTAATTGAAGAATTGAATTTTGACAAACAATCTGCAATTTTAATCCGAGCGAGTGACTTGAACAATCAGCAAAGAAAAGTAGGGTAATTTGAGATCGGGGCGATCGCGTAAATCCCTGTATATCTTCATATCAGGTAATGTCGCCCGTTCTACAACATAGCTGCTGCTGAGTAGCTGACGCCTCTGCAACACCTGCCAAACTTGTTCGTAAACCGAACTTACTTTCAGCAAAACCACCACATCCGCCCCGTCTAAAACCGCTTCTAGTTCTTCCACCCGATAAAGGGCAGGTAATACAACCAACCGTTGGTCGCGAACTGTCAAAGGCAATCCTAACATTGCCGCCGCTGCCATCGGCGAGCAAACACCCGGCACAGTTTCCACTGTCGCTTCCGGATGCAGCTGTTGGAGAGTTTGAGCTAAATACGTAAAAGTGCTGTAAAAACTGACATCACCTTCGCAGGCAAAAGCCACATCCATACCTTTCTCAAGATATTGCCAGACTTGTTCTGCCGCTAGCTGCCATGCTGAAGTGAGAACAGCTTCATCCTGAACGTAGGGAAAAGTCAACGCCAACTGTACGCGATCGCTCGTCAGCCATTGAGCTACAATCTGCTCAGCCATACCCGGTTTGCCTCCTACCCCCAAGGGGAAAGCGACTACCGGCAACTGTTTAAGCAATCGCAGTGCCTTGAGGGTAATCAATTCTGGATCGCCCGTGCCAACGCTAATTCCGTATAGAGTTCCTAATTGCACAATAAAAAGGGAGTGGGGGAATTAATATTTTGACTTTTAACTTTTGACTTTTGACTTTTGACTTTCCCTCTTCACGTTCAAGCTTTTTCCAAAGGCACTTCCAAAGCAGGAGATGCAATTGGCACTTCTTCAACTTCAGGTAACTTTTCCAGACTGAGACGAGAAGAAGGACTCGCGCCGGATAAACGTTTGAGTAAGTTAGGTCTGGGGTCGTGCAACAGATAAATAATGCGATCGCCCGCCTGCCATTCTTCTGTAGCCGGAACTACCAAAAAGCGATCGTCTCTTTCCATTAACAATGGCATCAAATCTCCAGAACTAATCAGCACTTGAAGATGTGCCTGCTGAAACGCAAATCCATCTTCTTTGAGCGCTGTTTCACCCAATCTCACTTTACCTTCACTCAGGTACTCGTTCCAAGTCTTAATGTGTAAATGGGAGACAAAAGCTTGCTGCACTTTAGCTTTATTGTTAGCCGTACTGGCTTGCGGATCGCGAGGAAATACTGCCAAAACTCTGGGTGGCGCGAATTCCTCCGCCGCTCGTTGAGCTAAAACTAAATTTACCTCTCCATTGCTGGTCATAGCTAAGAAAGTTCCTACCGATGTCAGCCCCGCCTCTTCCAAAACGCGGGTATCGAGACCACTGCTCAAAAAAACTCGCAGACCTTGCTGTTCTGCGATTCGGCAAGCTTCCGGATCGGTATCGATCAGTACAACTGACTCACCCCGATCTTGAAATAAATGGGCAATCAATCGACTTAAAGAATTACAACCGACGATGACAACCCCCGTTGCTTCCTGTGAGGTGATTTGCAGCGCTCTCGCTACCCAACTAGCCGTCAGCCCTTGCAGAAACACAGTCATCATAATCGTCAGGAAGACAAGAGCTTTGATAGAATCTCCACCATTTATTCCCCGTTGGGTTAACAGAATTGAAAATAGAGAAGCAACAGAAGCTGAGACAATTCCTCTGGGAGCAATCCAGCTGACAAATAGTTTTTGTCGCCAATTCAAGTCGCTATTTAAGGTACACAAGCTGATGCTCAGGGGACGCACCACAAACATCAGTACCAAGACAGTATATAAGCTGCCCCAACCAAGGGCAAGCACGCTGTCAAGTGAAAGATCTGCCGAAAGGAGGATGAATAAAACCGAGACGCTGAGAATGGTCAGCTGACCTTTAAACCGTCGCAACAAGCGTTCTTCTGGAACAGAGGAAGCGTTGAGGACAATTCCCGCAACTACGGTTGCCATTAGCCCCGACTCGCTGCGGATTGATTGCGCTAATGCAAACAAGCCCCACAAGCCGGCTAAAACAACCAAATTTTTCAAATCTTCTGATAAGAAATTGCCGCGTTTGAGAATAAAACCGAGTAGCCAGCCACCAGCAGCACCAATAGCACCACCAATACCCAGGCGCAGAAATAAGCCGCTGATGGCGATCGAGGGATTGGCGTGTGCGTTTAAAATCGTGTCCAGCACGACTACTGCGAGAATTGCGCCGACGGGATCGATGAGGACGCCTTCTCCTTCCAGCAGTGCAGCAACTTGTCGATCGACTTTGACGTGTTTGAGAAGGGGACTGACAACGGTGGGGCCGGTTACCACTACCAGAGAAGCATAAAGAAATGCGATCGGCCAAGGGAACTCACCCAACCAGTGTGCCGCCATCCCGCCTCCCATTAGGGTAATCAGAGTCCCCAAGGTGACTAAATTTCGCAGGCTACCGGAAACCTTACCCAAATCTCGCAGTTCCAGATTTAGACCCCCCTCAAACAGGATCACGGCTACGCACAGGGCAACAATAACTTCCAGACCAGTACCCAGCAAGTTGGGATGCAGCAACCCAGAAACATCCGGCCCCAGCACAATGCCAAACAGCAACAAGAAGACAATGCTAGGAACTTTCAGGAATGCAGCCAAAAGCTGAGCTAGCGTGCCTGCAAGGACGGCTATGACGATTTGCAAGGTTATTTGAAAAGATGCTTCCATAAGTCTTCTTGTCGCAGCCGATCGATTAGATATAAATTCTTGAGTTACCAGCTGAATGGGGGTTAGGGGATATTTCGGTGCAGATTTTACTGGAGATTAGGCCACTTACCTACTGGAGTCTCCAGTTTTGCTAGCGCATCTACCACAAGACGTAATTTCGCAAAAAATTTTGGGTGAAAAAGGCTCGATCTATCAGTCTTGGTATTTTAGCATCTGGATGGGAAAGCGATCGATCTTAGGTACGTAGTTGCGCTTTAGCACCCAAGTGCAACTACGTACTTAAAATAATCTTTGATTGGTAATACTATTTAGAGATGTTGGCAGACTGCGGTGGGGTGCGTCAAATACCAGAATTGTGCAGATAATCGCTAATTTTATCCTCTGATGCACCCTATTTAATGTAGCGAAATAATCCCGCTGATTGCAGGCTGTTAATTAATTGGGCAATTCTACCAGATGCTACACCAGCAGTGGTTATTAGTTGTGTAGCAATTTCAATAATTTGTTTAAAGGTAAGGCTTTTATCCGTCGCATCCTGAACTTCTGCTTTTTGTTGCCTAATTTCGTTATTAATATTAATCACTATGACTTCATTATTGTGGCTAGGACAATTGGCTATACTTTCCATTTGATTGATTCAACGATGTCACTCATCGCTTTTCGATCGCAAAAACCGGGTTTCTTTGACCGCAAGCAAAAAAACCCGGTTGATTTTCCCAAAAACAAGATCAATTTTTTACGAGCAGATAATAAAGTTCTCCATTCGAGTTAATTCTACCAGCCCGCTCGCCTGCCTCAGTCCCTGTGCCCATAAAAATATCCACCCGACCTGGCCCTCTAATCGCTCCGCCGGTATCCTGATCCAGGACGTAACGACTGACTCGTCGTTGCTCTAATTCCCCGTTGCGATTGGGAAAAGGTATCTGGGCATGAATTAGGGCCAAAGCTCCGGGCGGCATTAAAGATTTATCGGTGGCAATGGAACGTTCCGCAGTTACCGGCACAGACAAGCTACCCGTTGCAGCAGCACCGCCTGTTTCCCGGAAAAACACAAAACCGGGATTGCGCGGCAAATAGCGATTCAATTCCTCTGGCGATGAATCGAAATATTCGATCACTCTCGGTAAGGTCAAGCCTGCCAGGTTCATTTTGCCATCGTTGACCAGTTCTCGACCGACACTTCTGTAAGGTCGATCGGTCTTACCGGCAAAACCGACTGTCATAATGCTACCATCGGTCATTTGCAGTCGTGCGGAACCTTGTATCTGTACCAGAAAAGCTTCCAAACGATAGCGCAACCAAACTAATTCCAAACCGCGCAAGCGACCGTCTCCCGACAGTCCATCTGCACCTTCGAGCTGAAGTCGGGTGGGGTGCGGACGGGACCAGCGACTGAAGTTGGGGGGTAACCGATATAGTGGATAACGATACTCTTGTGTGGGGACGCGACTGGCTGTGTAGGTAGGTTCAAAATAACCTGTGAAACCGACAGTTCCCCGTCCATCTTTTCCAGTCGCACGGTAAAACACAAACTCCTCTCGCACAGCAGCTTGCAGTTCTTCTGGCGAGTTGGAAGAGAGTACTAACTCGCGGAAACGTTCTAAACTGCGAATTACGCGATCGCGTGTAATTCCACGCACCGGATATCGTCGGTAGGCTGCTATTGCTCTCGGCGATCGCAAATAGGTCAGACTGTGGTCAATGGCAGTCAAAAGCGCTTGTCTATCCCCTTTTTGGCCGTAATTCCGCCAGATTTGCTCATCCAATCCCAATTCTTCTTGTCTGTCCGGACTGACAACTTGCAGGGGCACAATGGAAAGAACCGGCAAAAAAGTACCGAATGCAATGCCCAAACTGAGGGCGACAGAAGCCAGAGTCTTTATCATTCTACGTAGGAGCGATCGATACTGGATTTATAGATTGGTGTGACGCGAATAGCCACAATTCTAGATGGACGCGCCACCATATACTCTCCCTCAATTGTTTTCAGGGGAACGTTGATAAAGTCGTTCGAGGCTGATTTCGGCACCAGCTCGCCACTATACCATTTTTGGAATTCTTGAATAGTCTTAAAACGAACTTCTTCCCGGTGACCACCCTCTAGTAAAAGGTGTACGGCAAATTCGTCAGGAGTTCTGGGCATAAGCTTGAATTATGTTTACTGCATCGAAAATATTATGGGCTGCATCGGGGACTGCAATCCAAAAAGTCTTTCTCGGAGCCAAAATCAGGTTTGTGTGATTGTTCCCAAACTATATTATCGATTTCCGTTCCCAGAAACCCGCTTTCTTTTGAACCCAAGTATTTTTTCGATCGGCTCTCTGTCCTCAAGCAGATTGGGAAAATAAATTAAACCGCTGCAATTGCGCCTCGATGACTTGAGGAAGCATTTTAGCCAATTCTGCCTCGTTTTTAAACAATAGCTGTTGATAGTTGGGTAAATCGAACGGATAAACCCCTGCCATATCTTTTCGCTCCATCTGGGCTAGCAAGATTTGTTCTGTTCGCTTGTTTTGGAGAGCGTAGCCTACTTCCAAGCAAACTTTGGGGCTGGGTAAGATCTGGCGAGCGGTTCCCGTGCCTTCAATGCTAGCGATCGGTGTACCGTCAGCTATAAACAACAAGCTTTTACGTATTTTACGCATTACCGAGCTGTTCAGCCGGATGGGACTATCCGTGGGACGTTGGGATTCTTCTAATTTAAGGGGCAAGCGCGATCGCTTGTTGAGTTTTTCCAGGGTTTGCCGCAGTTCTTGTCGCAGTGCTTCGCTGGCGGCTGCATACTCAGTTTGATAGCACAAAAAGATAATTGGATCTAACTGCCCCATCACCGCTTGTTTGGTGAAGTAAATTTCGTGACTGCTCAAATCTATGTTGGAGATGGCATATCCGCCGCTCCCTTCTATGTAAAACTCAACTATTTCCCCATCCAGGTAGCGCCCAAACCAAGCCGATCGTTTCACTTCTTCGCTGTCTTCTAAAAAGTCGGCTCGCAAACCAGTTTTCAACAGACTGTTTTTGCTAAGGCGCAAGTCTTGGGGGCGCTTTTCCAGTTCTTTGACTGGCTCGTACTTTTCCAGATACCAAGCTCTCAGAGCAATTATGGCCATGTCGCCCTATCAAATTCTCTCTTAAATACAACAACACCCAAGCCCTTACTTGCTGAGTGATTTCCTTCTCTTTGGTAATTCTATCTAGAGTTGCACTGATTTAACAATTCACCGAATTTCGGTACAATCAATCAGTTCTATCGCTCTCTATCAACCATTTTAGGAAATATCAACTTCTGGGTTGGGTGTTATTGTATTTGGACGAGACAGATTAAAATTAAACAGCGCTTTTTTCCTCTTAACTCAGTTTCACTTGGCTGTTTGGTCTGCCAGGGAAGCTTTTCTTGCTTCAATTCTTAATTTACCACCCACACCAAAAGGCAGCAAGCCTGTGCAACTAAACTTTACTTTTTGGCTGCTATCAGGTGCTAAAATTTTTCTCTAATTTCGCAAAACCCTTACTTCACAAACTTTTGCGCTTATTTATTTAGCAATAGCTCGCCTATTTTAAAATGGAAGTAATCGCTCATCTTCTGTAAAGAAGTATAAAATTATTTGTTAATCCAAGTTCCCAGTTATAAATTCAGATATGTATATTACATAAGCTACAAAAATAATACAAAAAAATCTATGTTGCTGGAATTAGCGATCGCAGATGCCTACGGTGCAGGTTTTGAATACGCTGATGAGATGATAAATCTTGGCTACAACGATTTGAGCAGATATGTGCAGAATCCCAGCCACCCGCTCACACCAGGCTGTTATACTGACGATACACAGATGAGCATAGCGATCGCAGAAGCGATCGTCGCTGGAGAGCCCTGGACACCGGAAGTCCTTGCCAAATGGTTTGTCACCGCCTTTAAAAGAGATCCCAGAGAAGGTTACGCCAACAGATTTTACCATTTTTTGCTCGAAATTCGCGATGGAGAAGAGTTTTTAGCGAAAATAAACCCTAGAGCGACAAAAGCGGAGCAGCGATGCGTGCTGCTCCGATCGGCGTGTTCCCGACAGTAGAGAAAGTCATGGAATATGCAAAAATCCAGGCGGCCATCACCCATAATACGCCGGATGGAATTAACGCCGCCACAGCCGCTGCTCTCATATCCCATTACTTTATTTACCGGCTGGGGCCAAAAAGTCAGCTAGGGC containing:
- a CDS encoding helicase HerA domain-containing protein, with the protein product MNLGKPLGSVIEGSLSDGLQVRLHPDVSVEDMRVGKFLVVQGVRSRFFCLLTDVALGTSSLRIIANPPAEEDDFLREVLAGSGTYGTIELAPMLMFTPTPEPPGFFVPNGKIPKLPSETQGMLASFQAQSSEQIELRPVKTIPTHFSQVYDAQERDFRTVFGWEDDPHRRNFAIGQPLDMDVPVCIDLDRFVERSNGVFGKSGTGKSFLTRLLLSGIIRRQAAVNLIFDMHSEYGWEAVSEGKNFNTVKGLRQLFPGIVQIYTLDPQSTRRRGVRDAQELYLGYDQIEVEDIKLVGQELGISEASLDNANILRNEFGNSWITHLLNMTNEDIKMFCEEKKGHIGSIMALQRKLLRLENLKYMRSTCPRNYVNQILQSLEAGKHVVVEFGSQSDMLSYMLVTNVITRRIHKEYVRKAELFLQTKNPIDRPQQLVITIEEAHRFLDPAIVQGTIFGIIAREMRKYFVTLLIVDQRPSGIDNEVMSQIGTRITALLNDEKDIDAIFTGVSGAGSLRSVLAKLDSKQQALVLGHAVPMPVVVRTRPYDENFYREIGDTRWEERSDEEVFAAAESAKADLGF
- a CDS encoding energy transducer TonB — its product is MSYSSRVPTSSEKIFNLPTLLATVISLGAHGLLWVVGPALSSSNLAQSDPRRIVGFVQLTPDEMSRLPEYSLPQPKLPSLPAAPPKNLLPPLPPLQSYTPLPPPPSVPIYEPPTIPLSPPSVTSSERPSQKPNTSSREETKLNERSPVSEPDIKIESRQTPQGAIAPNPTPTPESATTPRRSTTARRTATPESARTPESSITPQPSLGPKAAITPEVTLTPQPSISPETPTTPQATPTPQPTNTPEGQNITKNTETGVRPNDTLPATVSPSLLPSPSSPSAIETLPKKGAESVAPSNLQARLPNFYPKSAPTPPSQEYLDSVTKARYNYNPAGTTENEGREKYQKWWAEKVSRYTNKINGARSPKSLSIKSPYEEKVPDVAEGWVLVLFGPDGKIVGQPDLIRSTGYPEMNQKALEEVKKISIERTGKYEIYQYIINVEQNDLPSGVGAKG
- a CDS encoding RNA polymerase sigma factor, RpoD/SigA family; amino-acid sequence: MPTVTTQTNHTNAKFTADMVRTYLREIGRVPLLTREQEIVFGKQVQQMMTLLEAKDALATSLNREPTQKEWAEFVKMSEEAVREAVHRGQRAKQKMIEANLRLVVAIAKKYQKRNLEFLDLIQEGTLGLERGVEKFDPMRGYKFSTYAYWWIRQAITRAIAQQGRAIRLPIHITEKLNKIKKVQRELAQQLGRSATPAEIAESLELEPSQIREYLTIARQPVSLDVRVGDNQDTELSDLLEDEGPSPEHYITQESLRQDLDDLLEQLTPQQRQVLTLRFGLQDGNALSLAKVGEQLNLSRERVRQLERQALDQLRRHRANVREYLAS
- a CDS encoding glutathione S-transferase family protein, which gives rise to MLELYQFEMSHYSEKVRLILDYKGLTYRKIEVTPGIGQLELFRMSGQRQVPVLKDGNEIVVDSTAIAKYLDRKYPEKPIIPVNPEQRGQCLLIEEWADESIGLKARKALFGALSQNQSFRTSVLPPTTPDFVKLLVGAVPGDFFNLLGSGIGFGPDVVKSSQEDLKQDLEAVSLLLLNKPYLVTDYPTLADFAVAGLSMYIKIPEGPYLEIPETLKGKGVPGLADSAAYETFFNWRDRLYTQYRKQPTPTTTTTPSSPTSIEID
- a CDS encoding precorrin-2 C(20)-methyltransferase, whose protein sequence is MQLGTLYGISVGTGDPELITLKALRLLKQLPVVAFPLGVGGKPGMAEQIVAQWLTSDRVQLALTFPYVQDEAVLTSAWQLAAEQVWQYLEKGMDVAFACEGDVSFYSTFTYLAQTLQQLHPEATVETVPGVCSPMAAAAMLGLPLTVRDQRLVVLPALYRVEELEAVLDGADVVVLLKVSSVYEQVWQVLQRRQLLSSSYVVERATLPDMKIYRDLRDRPDLKLPYFSLLIVQVTRSD